The Panicum hallii strain FIL2 chromosome 9, PHallii_v3.1, whole genome shotgun sequence genome has a window encoding:
- the LOC112873024 gene encoding ABC transporter G family member 3, protein MHPPPPLGRRAMEAVSSDQYRSSSSSASSPARRYYLPKPGALRRPISFEDSPDWDDIHLDDNIHLATAASASASINSSAYPSPSPSLPPGPSASASGAAACRERKVAGATLVWKDLTVSSLSTSTNRFSDRLVKSSNGYALPATLTVIMGPARSGKSTLLRAIAGRFSAAERMYGEVSVNGAKSRLPYGSYGYVDRDDVLIDSLTVREMLYFSALLQLPGFLSSKKSIVEDAIAAMSLGDHADKLIGGHFFTKKLPNGERRRVSIARELVMRPHVLFIDEPLYNLDSVSALLLMVTLKKLASTGCTIIFTMYQSSTEVFGLFDRICLLSNGNTLFFGETLACLQHFSNAGFPCPIMQSPSDHFLRAINTDFDRIIAMCKNLQDDQGDFSSVSMDTAVAIRTLEATYKQSADSVAVESMIAKLTEKEGPYLKSKGRASDAIRIVVLTWRSLLIMSRDWKYYWSRLALYMFIALSIGTIFSDIGHSLSSVMVRVSAIFAFVSFVILLSFSGVPAHIDEVKIYCHEETNRHSGAMVFLLGHFLSSIPFLFLVSISSSLVFYYLIGLRNEFSFLMYFVLTIFMCLLANEALMMIVAYIWLELYKCTLTLACLHVIMMLVAGYFRKRETLPYAVWTYPLSFISFHTYAVQGLVENEYVGTSFAVGEIRSIPGVQAVRGSYDISSSANAKWVNLLVLLLMAIGYRIVLYMLLRLNVRKQVGMGRAAWWSRIQRGASAK, encoded by the exons atgcatcctcctcctcctcttgggAGAAGAGCAATGGAGGCGGTCTCCTCGGACCAGTatcgctcctcctcctcctccgccagcagccccgcgcgccgctactacctccccaagcccggcgcGCTCCGCCGCCCCATCTCCTTCGAGGACTCGCCCGACTGGGACGACATCCACCTCGACGACAACATCCACCTCGCGACGGCAGCCTCCGCCTCCGCATCCATCAACAGCAGCGCCTACCCGTCTCCATCGCCATCCCTCCCACCCGggccctccgcctccgcctccggtGCTGCTGCATGCCGGGAGCGCAAGGTGGCTGGGGCCACCCTCGTCTGGAAGGACCTCACCGTCTCCTCCCTCAGCACAAGCACAAACCGCTTCTCCGACCGCCTCGTCAAGAGCTCCAACGGCTACGCGCTGCCGGCCACGCTCACCGTCATCATGGGACCCGCCCGCTCGGGCAAATCCACCCTGCTCCGAGCAATTGCAG GGAGGTTCAGTGCCGCTGAGAGGATGTACGGCGAGGTCTCTGTCAATGGTGCCAAGTCTCGCCTACCCTACGGCTCATAT GGTTATGTTGATCGAGACGATGTGCTCATTGACTCTCTCACAGTACGTGAGATGCTATACTTCTCGGcactcctccaacttcctggtTTCTTATCTTCGAAGAAGTCCATAGTGGAAGATGCCATCGCGGCCATGTCACTAGGTGACCATGCTGACAAACTGATTGGCGGCCACTTTTTTACGAAGAAGCTTCCTAATGGAGAAAGAAGGCGGGTCAGCATCGCGAGAGAGCTTGTGATGAGACCGCACGTTTTATTTATTGATGAACCTTTGTATAATCTTGACAG TGTTTCTGCACTGCTCTTAATGGTAACGTTGAAGAAACTTGCAAGCACTGGATGCACGATCATCTTCACAATGTATCAGAGCAGCACAGAGGTTTTTGGGCTTTTTGATCGCATTTGCTTGCTTTCAAATGGGAACACACTCTTCTTTGGAGAAACATTGGCTTGCCTACAG CACTTCTCAAATGCTGGATTTCCATGTCCAATCATGCAAAGTCCATCTGACCATTTCTTGCGGGCAATCAATACCGACTTTGACAGAATCATAGCTATGTGCAAGAACTTACAG gatgaccaaggggatTTTTCGTCGGTGAGCATGGACACAGCAGTGGCTATTCGAACACTTGAAGCAACATACAAACAATCAGCTGACTCTGTTGCAGTTGAATCAATGATTGCAAAGTTGACAGAGAAG GAAGGTCCCTACTTAAAAAGTAAAGGCAGGGCCAGTGATGCCATAAGAATCGTGGTTCTAACCTGGAGATCGTTGCTAATTATGTCAAGAGATTGGAAGTACTACTGGAGCAGGCTGGCCTTGTATATGTTTATTGCTCTGTCAATCGGGACGATATTTTCCGACATTGGTCATTCACTATCATCTGTAATG GTAAGGGTTTCTGCAATATTTGCGTTTGTATCATTCGTCATCCTTCTAAGTTTTTCTGGAGTACCCGCGCATATTGATGAGGTTAAG ATTTATTGTCATGAAGAAACTAACCGGCATTCTGGGGCAATGGTCTTCCTGTTAGGGCACTTCCTATCGAGCATTCCTTTTCTATTCCTGGTTTCCATTTCGTCATCGTTGGTTTTCTACTACCTGATAGGGCTGAGGAATGAGTTCAGCTTCCTGATGTACTTTGTACTCACCATCTTTATGTGCCTACTAGCTAACGAAGCACTGATGATGATTGTCGCATATATCTGGCTGGAGTTGTACAAATGCACCTTAACTCTCGCTTGCCTACAC GTTATCATGATGCTTGTGGCGGGGTATTTCCGAAAACGAGAAACTTTACCTTATGCTGTATGGACTTACCCATTGTCCTTCATTTCGTTTCACACATACGCGGTGCAG GGCTTGGTGGAAAACGAGTATGTGGGTACATCCTTTGCTGTGGGAGAGATAAGGAGTATACCTGGTGTCCAAGCCGTTCGAGGTTCATACGATATCTCATCTTCCGCAAACGCAAAGTGGGTGAACCTCCTGGTGTTGCTTCTGATGGCCATTGGATACCGGATTGTCCTGTACATGTTGCTTCGGCTAAATGTGAGGAAACAGGTTGGCATGGGGAGGGCTGCTTGGTGGTCTAGAATCCAGAGAGGTGCTAGTGCGAAGTGA